The Ricinus communis isolate WT05 ecotype wild-type chromosome 8, ASM1957865v1, whole genome shotgun sequence sequence AATTAGTTTGGCGTTTCaagatttttcttaaattatattttcaaaatcttagattttatttaaaaataaatcctGGTAAACTTTAAACCATTCATCCATCCGAGTAAAAACGAGTCGAACCGATCTAAATACATCATTGTTTAAATTCTATtccataaaattatattagtgaTCAAAATCAATTcgagtttaaaatattttgtatgAGCTCGAATGAGTTAAAAAATAAGTCAAATATGAGTTAAGTTTGAACTATttataatagtaattttttttaatattttacttgtttttaattatataaataaaaataataaaaaataaaatttatcaataataaaactaattaacatgaaaaagaactataaaaaataataaacttaaagaaaattaaaaattaaataacagtattttgtataatgaaaataaaataaaaaaattttagctCGTAAATGCATGCTACCTATTCTTTTCAAACTTTAACTCATAAAAAGAGATTATAAAtctatatatcaatataaatttataaaaattatatcataattaagtataaaatttctattttgacTTATAAGAGATGTCTttaactttatctttattattatataaaaaaattaattttaaaaatatatatatcttagtatattattatttataatttaaattatatataatgagCTTGAAAGTTCACGACCATGCTGAGCCGAGCTTTTATCTTCTCAAGCTCGATTCATATATTTAACGAgcttaaaaataagataaagttcaggttgttatattttttaaatgagcTTGAACGAGTTAAAAGACGAGTTGAATCTCAATCAAGCCCGAACTGTTGATTTCATTTTACAGTCCTACTCTTTATGAACTCTTAGTAATACTATTTATTTCATGTAAAAATTGGTTtgacaatatatatataaagtttctgatatctaaattttttaatatatatatatataaaatttttgacGCATAAATTTAGACTAACTAGAATACTTAtttaaaacaatataattaaacctaataagttattaacttatataaatgGTGTTACCACATGGTCTATGTCAAGACCCGTTTCGTTCATCAATTGAACTTTGGTTAAAATGAAAATCGAAGATTGTAATTCTTTgtttaataagataaaaataaaagatatttataaccaatgaagtttaaaatatagaaattacaTAACACTAGCAAAATGTTTATGCTAatacataattataattattgataagtttatgatataaattattagtttgaaatattttattttaataaaaaatattgcattataaaaaagaatctcttttagttaatatttaattttaatagcacataatattattaaataattttaaatttaatagttataaaaaataattagaaaattcataatagatatataataaagtGTTATTaagtactaaattttttattatatttagctatttttttattttaataaacatttagtaatatcattttatttacttgTGCTAGTGCACAATTATTAgtattcttataatttaaattttttatttaatgaatcttattttaattataaatatattatattataagaaaCTAGTTATATGTAGCTATATTTTACTTcaataagtatttaatatgACCATTTGACTTTAATAacgttaaaatttaataaaaagataaatagatatatataataaattagtagtattatataatcactaattttttaattatatttggctatcattttattttactaaacacttaattatatcattttaattaattaaaatttaatattagaatacatttaatgttataattttagttgattagtatttaatgttataataaattattatataaacatattaaaaccatatatatattttttgaaactgTATATGACGTGGCTATCAAGTAGATTCTCACGTGAAAACCtgactctttcttttttaataaaaacgAGGCTAAAAAGCCAAAAACAACAAACAAAGTGGAAAATATTACATTCTAATATTCCTTGGCCAGGCAACTCCAAGGCTATCTCTTGAAATCAAATGGGCCACAAAATAAGGAAGCTCTTCCACAATATGGCAGCCACGAGACAAATTCAAATCTTTATTAGCTAAGCAATCAGCAACTCCGTTCCCTTCTCTCTATGGACATGCACTAGCTTAGCATCCAATTCGTAACTAAGGATGGCCGAACAAGAGTGAACTAGATTGGACAAATGACTATTACAAATGGACCGCTTAGACAACCAGTATAGAGCCAAAGTCGAATCCATTGCCAAAACCAGCTTTCTAAGTCCTTTATTCCAAGCAATTGTAAGACCATGAAACGCTGCCCAAAGTTCTGCACCAATGGCAGAGCAATAGCCAATATTACACATAAAACCAACGACACATCTTCCTCTGTAATCACGAAAAACACCTCCTCCAGCAGCTGAGCCAGGATTCCCTTTGCTACACCCATCAATGTTAAACTTAATCCAATTCTCAAGTGGAGGGTCCCAACCAACCAAAATCACCTGCATTCTAGGCTCATGATAAAGCCCAGACAAACAAGTTTCCATTGCATCAGTAATTTGACTGAAATAAGACTTCAACCAACTGATCTTATCAACCAAACACATACAattttttatgagattgaCCTCGCGGTGAACTTGCCTGTACTATCATTCGATTCgtcacttgcgagtactaaatTTAAGACATCAAGTTTTCAGCGCCGTTGCCGGAAAactttgttaatattatattgattaattgtcaagttttatttcttgtatttttatgtgttgtttattttgttttaaaatttttttcttttagtttttatatctgcagtttttcttttaattttgtatgcttaacagaaaaacaaaattaggTGATTAATCAACTCAAAATTTCTAGAACTTAAGATCAGCTATTAAAAAGGcaaaaaaggataaagaagTAGAGAGTGAGTTATGTTTATAATTATGGAATAAGAATCAATGAGTCTCTAAAATTATGTATTACCATTATTCTAGCACAAACTTGTGTAAACTAGTTGTCTCTTTCCATAGTTGGTGgtattgtatatatataaattgggaaatgtgtattttagaaaagatcattaataaaattgaaaaatcattttcaacatggtatcagagcaagaGACTCTAGGACCTGTgtaaagaaggaaagaaatagGAGGGAAGAATGGGAGATCGTACTCCTTCAACAAAAAGTTCCCAAACAGACCCCTCTGTGCTTGAGGACTTCACGACCAAGATATCACAGATGTTGAGTCAGGCACCAACTCCAACGATCCATGAACCTGTTACTGTTCCAACTGGTATTAAATTGGATGACACAAACTATGGTCTTTGGTCACAAGTTGTAGAGATGTACATCTCCCGAAAAGACAAGTGGGGATACATAAATGGAGATTTCTTACAACCATCAGAATCAGATCTCAATTTCAGAAAATGGAGAACTGAAAATGCGGTGGTAAAAGGAtggctaattaattatatggaTCCAAAACTGATTGGAAGCTACATCAGATTTCCAACGGCCAAGGCAGTATGGGATGCTATTGCAACAACATATTTTGATGGTGCAGACACTTCACAAGTCTATGATCTCAAGAGAAAAGTGACAAGACTCAAACAAGGTTGTGGACCAATTGAGACGTATTACAATACTCTTCAAGGCCTTTGGAGAGAAATCAGTTTTCGGCATTCAAATCCTATGAAGTACGAAGTCGATATACAGAAATATAACTCTATGACTCAAGAAGATAGAGTTTATACTTTTCTAGATGGACTTGATGATCGCTTAAATAAGATTTGAGCTGATGTGCTTCAACTACAGCCTTTTCCTACAATTGAACAAGCCTATGCCCATGTTCGTCGAGAAGACTTACGGCAAATGGTGATGTTAGCAAAAGCATAGACAATACCAACCATGACAATGGTATCAAAAGGAGGACAGAGATCTCAGCCACTTCTCTTCAAATAATGTCAAATGGAAAGTTAATTTAACGAAGCCAAAGAATCAAGCTGATGAAGGAGGCTGCACACATTGTGGGAACACGAAGCACAATAAAGAAACTTACTTCAAGCTTCATGGATACCCAGATTGGTGACATGAActcaaggaaaagaaaaagcgtGATGATGGACACGTTGCTCTTGCTAACACTAAAAATAGTGCCACCATTGAACCTCACCTCTCTCTTATACCTCAAAATGAATCTTCATCAGCTGCAACAAATTGTTCTTTTGCCAGAAATAAATCAGGTAATCTATGTTGGATCATTGATTCGGGGGCAACCGATCACATGACTTTTGATCCAAAAGATTTCACTGAAACAACTCAACCGAGGAGAACACACATTACCAATGCAAATGGTGCATGATATCCAGTTATAGGGGCTGGAACAATGGCCTTCTCTCTTGccttttctttatcaaatattttgcTTGTTCCTGctctttcaaataaattattatcgGTAGGACAAGCCACTGAAGAACTGAATTGTTGTGCACTAATCTATCCTCAATTTTGCTTGTTTCAGGATATTCTCACAAAGGAGATTATTGGTCGTGGTACTAAACGAGGAGGGTTGTACTACATGGATGACTTTAGCATTGGCCGGACAAATAATGTTGGTCGAAATAGTGATAAAGAACGAGAAGTTTGGTTATGGCATCGTCGATTGGGTCACCCATCATTTTCCTACTTGAGACACTTATTTCCAAGTTTGTTTTTCAACTTAGATGATAGAGTATTTAAATGTAAGACTTACATCTTAGCTAAAAGTCATCGAGTTAATTATccaataaattcaaaaaggTATGAGACACCATTTCAGCTAATCCACTATGATGTTTGGGGACCAGCCCCTCTGTCAATTTCCTCAGGAATTAGATGGTTTGTAATTTTTGTGGATGATTGCACAAGTATGACTTGGCTGtgcttgataaaaaaaaatataaaaatgaagtaGTTGGAATTTTTCAAGCCTTTCATGCTATAATCCAAACTCAATTTTCTACAAAAGTTCAAATCTTTCACTCAGATAATGGAGAAGAATTTGACAACTGGGACATGCGGGACTATTTTCGAAGCTATAGGATGAATCATGAGACAACATGTTCTCAAACACCACATTAGAATAGTGTTGtagaaaagaagaatagaCATATTCTAGAAATAACTCGGGCTATTTTGATTGCAGCAATCGCACCCAAACAATATTGGATAGACGCAGTTGCAACAGCTGTTTACTTATCGAATTAGATGCCTTCAagagtattaaattttaagaccCTACTACAGGCTCTCTCGTATCATGTGGCACTTCCTTCCATCCTTATGCTTTCACCAAAAATATTTGGTTGTGTAGCATATGTCCATCTtcataaaaatcaaagaacaAAACAGATCCATGTGCAGTTCGGTGCATTATTTTGGGTTATGATACATATAAGAAGGGGAACCGGTGCTACGATCCCACCACCAGCTGCCTTTACGTCACCATGGATGTTATTTTCCTTGAATCTGAATGTTTTTTTTCAGAACCAAGTTCTCATTCCTCTCTTCAGGGGGAGATGACAAATGAAGATTGGAATCTGAATCATTGGGAGAATTGGccatgttttaaaaaaatatggagATAAGTAGAgctgaaaaagaagaaatattgaTAACTAAAGACATATCTCCAgtaatagaagaagaaaaaagtgaTGAAGAGGAGAATGAGCAAGGACAAAAATAACCTCTTCTCGATTTAATAACGGACCAGCCTCTTGAGAATAATTCTGAGGTAAAATGTTCAGTTCCCTCTCTTaacaatattgaaaatattttgattagaTACAACTTACCTTTCAGGCATAATCGTGGTAAGCCACCAAATCGGTATTCACCGGAGCTTAAGGAGGGGAGAAATAAGTATCCTATTGCTAATCATGTCAGTACCAAAAAACTATCACATTCCGTAAAGACCTTTGTTCATAAGCTTTTTTCTGAGCACATTCCAAATACAGTGCAAGAAGCTCTACATAATCTCAAATGGACCCAAGCAATCAATGAAGAAATGGCAGCTCTAGAGAAGAACAATACGTGGAAACTTGTTCCTTTGCCCAAGGAAAGAAGAACGATAGGATGCAAATAGGTATTCTTAATCAAACACAAAGCTGATGGAACAATAGATTGGTACAAGGCAAGGCTCGTTGTGAAAGGATACACAAAATCATACGGCttagattataaaaaaacatTCTCACCGGTGGAAAAATTGAATACAGTCAGGGTACTATTGTCAATCACTACAAATTTGGACTGGCcgtttaattaatatgatgtgAAAAAT is a genomic window containing:
- the LOC125370899 gene encoding uncharacterized protein LOC125370899, which produces MKEAAHIVGTRSTIKKLTSSFMDTQIGDMNSRKRKSVMMDTLLLLTLKIVPPLNLTSLLYLKMNLHQLQQIVLLPEINQDILTKEIIGRGTKRGGLYYMDDFSIGRTNNVGRNSDKEREVWHNRGKPPNRYSPELKEGRNKYPIANHVSTKKLSHSVKTFVHKLFSEHIPNTVQEALHNLKWTQAINEEMAALEKNNTWKLVPLPKERRTIGCK